A single Microbacterium protaetiae DNA region contains:
- a CDS encoding PhoH family protein, with protein sequence MTTRASQQQYSAADTLERTDGPLTRQDQALRTYVLDTSVLLSDPRALFRFAEHSVVIPVVVVTELEGKRHDPEIGYFARQALRHLDDLRVEHGRLDFPVPVGDGGTLRVELANTDVSVLPAGMRLGDNDTRILAVAQHLMDDGQEVTVVSKDLPMRVKAASLGIAAEEYLAEQALDSGWTGIAEIDVSGDDVSDLYESEVALSEDVRGLPVNTGLVIHSERGSALGRVTGDGEFRLVRGDREVFGLHGRSAEQRIAIDLLLDPEVGIVSLGGRAGTGKSALALCAGLESVLERQQQRRIIVFRPLFAVGGQELGYLPGDQQEKMNPWGQAVYDTLGSVVSTNVIDEVMERGMLEVLPLTHIRGRSLHDAFVIVDEAQSLERNVLLTVLSRIGLNSRVVLTHDVGQRDNLRVGRHDGVASVIETLKGHDLFGHVTLVRSERSPIAALVTDLLEAGEIS encoded by the coding sequence GTGACCACGCGAGCCTCACAGCAGCAGTACTCCGCAGCCGACACCCTCGAGAGGACCGACGGACCTCTCACCCGACAGGATCAGGCACTGCGCACCTATGTCCTGGACACCTCCGTGCTCCTGAGCGATCCGCGGGCGCTGTTCCGCTTCGCCGAGCATTCGGTCGTCATTCCGGTCGTGGTCGTCACCGAGCTGGAGGGAAAACGGCACGACCCCGAAATCGGCTACTTCGCACGTCAAGCGCTGCGTCATCTCGACGATCTGCGCGTCGAACACGGGCGCCTCGACTTTCCCGTGCCGGTGGGCGACGGCGGCACTCTGAGGGTCGAGTTGGCCAACACCGACGTCTCGGTGCTGCCGGCAGGCATGCGGCTCGGCGACAATGACACGCGCATTCTGGCGGTCGCCCAGCATCTGATGGACGACGGCCAAGAGGTGACCGTCGTCTCGAAAGACCTGCCGATGCGAGTCAAGGCGGCGTCGCTGGGCATCGCGGCCGAGGAATACCTCGCCGAGCAGGCTCTGGATTCGGGCTGGACGGGCATCGCCGAGATCGACGTGTCGGGCGATGACGTGAGTGACCTGTACGAGAGCGAGGTCGCCCTGAGCGAAGACGTCCGCGGTCTTCCGGTGAACACCGGGCTGGTGATCCACTCCGAGCGCGGCTCGGCGCTCGGACGCGTCACCGGTGACGGCGAGTTCCGCCTGGTGCGCGGCGACCGTGAGGTCTTCGGCCTGCACGGGCGCAGCGCCGAGCAGCGCATAGCGATCGATCTGCTGCTCGACCCCGAGGTCGGGATCGTGTCATTGGGCGGCCGCGCGGGCACCGGCAAGTCGGCGCTGGCCCTGTGCGCCGGGCTGGAGTCGGTGCTCGAACGTCAGCAGCAGCGGCGGATCATCGTCTTTCGCCCGCTGTTCGCGGTCGGGGGCCAGGAACTGGGCTACCTGCCCGGTGACCAGCAGGAGAAGATGAACCCGTGGGGTCAGGCCGTCTACGACACGCTCGGGTCGGTGGTGTCGACGAACGTCATCGACGAGGTGATGGAGCGGGGGATGCTGGAGGTTCTGCCGCTCACGCACATCCGCGGTCGATCGCTGCACGACGCCTTCGTCATCGTCGACGAGGCCCAGTCGCTGGAGCGCAATGTGCTGCTGACGGTGCTGAGCCGGATCGGGCTGAACTCCCGGGTGGTGCTCACCCACGACGTGGGGCAGCGCGACAACCTGCGAGTGGGGCGGCACGACGGCGTCGCCTCGGTGATCGAGACGCTGAAGGGGCACGACCTGTTCGGACATGTCACACTGGTCAGGTCGGAACGCTCGCCCATCGCGGCACTGGTCACGGACCTGCTCGAAGCCGGCGAGATCTCGTGA
- a CDS encoding response regulator transcription factor — protein MTRILIAEDEPQIASFIRRGLESAGYEAVVAEEGDRALEIALSGDVDLVLLDIGLPEMDGFEVLRALRGGGSTIPVIMLTARTSTRDTVEGLESGANDYIPKPFAFEELLARVRSRLRESTPKRGFMLAQDDVELDLLARRATVGGRDVELSAREFTLAEQFLRHPGEVLSREWLLREVWGLNFDPGSNVVDVYVRYLRSKIGHDHIVTVRGAGYRWG, from the coding sequence ATGACACGTATCCTGATCGCGGAAGACGAGCCACAGATCGCGTCGTTCATTCGGCGCGGCCTGGAGTCTGCCGGATATGAGGCTGTGGTCGCCGAAGAAGGCGACCGCGCGCTGGAGATCGCGCTCTCCGGCGACGTCGACCTCGTCCTGCTCGACATCGGTCTCCCCGAGATGGATGGCTTCGAGGTTCTCCGAGCGCTTCGCGGCGGCGGATCGACCATTCCGGTGATCATGCTGACGGCACGCACCAGCACGCGCGACACCGTCGAGGGTCTGGAGTCGGGCGCCAACGACTACATTCCGAAGCCTTTCGCGTTCGAGGAGCTTCTGGCGCGGGTGCGTTCACGACTTCGCGAATCCACGCCCAAGCGCGGATTCATGCTCGCCCAGGACGACGTCGAACTCGACCTGCTTGCCCGCCGCGCGACGGTGGGGGGCCGTGATGTGGAGCTGTCGGCCCGGGAGTTCACTCTGGCCGAGCAGTTCCTCCGGCACCCCGGCGAGGTGCTCAGTCGCGAGTGGCTGCTGCGCGAAGTCTGGGGTCTGAACTTCGACCCTGGCTCCAACGTCGTCGATGTGTACGTGCGATACCTGCGCAGCAAGATCGGACACGACCACATCGTCACCGTGCGCGGCGCGGGCTACCGCTGGGGCTGA
- a CDS encoding sensor histidine kinase produces MHRSRRPISARTRILGAILAVACVGLSVVGSVTFLVQRERVLSGVDARLYSQVDALRTVAAENEPATPAPTPSATMTTATERLDITDYTSVAAYLHDAVARLVPAQNEASVAVIDGRARYQPRTLSGFDISNNTVLIDRAVAEAEAAGEGVRGTVATPQGSLRYIAIPVTMQGDPAQGVYIRAIDLGAELRPVNASMLTYAIAALVVLAAIGGVGWLVTGRLLSPIRHLRDTADSITIADLGARIPTQGNDDISDLTRTVNSMLDRLEGSVDVQRQLLDDVRHELKTPITVVRGHLELMDATDPADVDNTRALGIAELDRMTRLVADIDMLASVEGGDAVTMRDIDVAALTRRLGELVEVIPGHTWHIEAVAEGEVRGDPDRLLQAWLQLADNAAKYTPTGAPVEVGSSAVDGEVRLWVRDHGAGIAPAARHRIFRRFDRGGGRRSVGGSGLGLAIVDAIVKAHGGTCDIADTPGGGATFVLHIPVRASGPSLPQPVRAGDVVLQREAAE; encoded by the coding sequence GTGCACCGCTCGCGCCGACCGATCTCCGCGCGCACCCGGATTCTGGGGGCGATCCTCGCCGTGGCGTGCGTCGGCCTCTCGGTCGTCGGCAGCGTGACGTTCCTCGTCCAGCGCGAGCGCGTGCTCTCCGGCGTCGATGCTCGTCTGTACAGTCAGGTCGATGCGCTGCGCACGGTGGCTGCCGAAAATGAACCGGCCACTCCCGCCCCGACACCGAGCGCCACGATGACCACCGCGACCGAGCGACTCGACATCACCGACTACACCTCGGTGGCCGCCTACCTGCACGATGCCGTCGCTCGCCTGGTTCCGGCCCAGAACGAGGCATCCGTGGCCGTCATCGACGGCCGCGCCCGCTACCAGCCGCGCACGCTGAGCGGCTTCGACATCTCGAACAACACGGTACTCATCGACCGTGCCGTCGCCGAGGCAGAAGCGGCCGGAGAGGGCGTGCGCGGGACCGTCGCCACCCCGCAGGGATCGCTTCGCTACATCGCCATCCCGGTGACGATGCAGGGCGATCCCGCGCAGGGCGTCTACATCCGGGCCATCGACCTGGGCGCCGAGCTGCGGCCGGTCAACGCATCGATGCTCACGTACGCCATCGCCGCCCTCGTGGTGCTCGCCGCGATCGGCGGTGTCGGGTGGCTGGTCACCGGCCGGTTGCTCTCTCCGATCCGGCACCTGCGCGACACGGCCGATTCGATCACCATCGCCGATCTCGGAGCGCGCATTCCCACTCAGGGCAACGATGACATCTCCGACCTGACGCGCACCGTCAATTCCATGCTCGACCGTCTGGAGGGCTCCGTCGACGTGCAGCGTCAGCTGCTCGACGACGTGCGCCACGAATTGAAGACCCCGATCACGGTGGTACGCGGCCATCTTGAATTGATGGATGCCACAGACCCGGCCGATGTCGACAACACCCGCGCCCTCGGCATCGCCGAGCTCGACCGGATGACCCGCCTGGTGGCCGACATCGACATGCTCGCCTCGGTGGAAGGCGGAGACGCCGTGACCATGCGCGACATCGACGTGGCCGCTCTCACACGCCGTCTGGGCGAACTTGTCGAGGTCATCCCGGGCCACACCTGGCACATCGAGGCGGTCGCCGAAGGAGAAGTCCGAGGCGACCCCGACCGCCTGCTGCAAGCGTGGCTGCAACTGGCCGACAACGCGGCCAAGTACACCCCCACCGGTGCGCCCGTCGAGGTCGGCAGCAGCGCCGTCGACGGCGAAGTACGACTGTGGGTGCGTGACCACGGGGCCGGTATCGCACCGGCCGCGCGCCACCGCATCTTCCGACGCTTCGATCGTGGCGGCGGGCGCCGGTCGGTGGGCGGCTCGGGACTGGGGCTGGCCATCGTCGATGCCATCGTCAAGGCGCACGGCGGCACCTGCGACATCGCTGACACCCCCGGAGGCGGGGCGACCTTCGTGCTGCACATCCCGGTACGCGCATCCGGACCGTCGCTGCCGCAGCCGGTGCGGGCGGGCGATGTGGTCCTGCAACGAGAGGCGGCGGAATGA
- a CDS encoding class II fumarate hydratase has protein sequence MIETEYRVEHDTMGEVRVPATALYGAQTQRAVENFPISGSGLEPAQIAALARIKKAAALANKELGVLDGGVADAIAAAADEVVSGAFDDQFPVDVYQTGSGTSSNMNMNEVLATLATRTLGSPVHPNDHVNASQSSNDVFPTSVHIAVTQALIDDLIPALDHLAVAFEAKAEQWKDVVKSGRTHLMDATPVTLGQEFGGYARQMRLGVERVRAALPRVGEVPLGGTAVGTGINTPLGFPQKVIELLAAETELPITEAKDHFEAQANRDGLVEASGALRTIAVSLTKINNDLRWMGSGPNTGLGELHIPDLQPGSSIMPGKVNPVLPEATLMVCARVIGNDATVAWAGASGAFELNVAIPVMGTALLESIRLLSNAMRTLADKAVDGLEADVERAAAYAGMSPSIVTPLNKIIGYEAAAAIAKHAIAKGITIRESVIDLGYVERGEITEAQLDEKLDLLSMTHAG, from the coding sequence GTGATTGAGACCGAGTACCGCGTCGAGCACGACACCATGGGTGAGGTGCGGGTTCCCGCAACGGCGCTCTACGGAGCCCAGACCCAGCGCGCCGTGGAGAACTTCCCCATCTCGGGCTCGGGGCTCGAGCCGGCACAGATAGCGGCACTGGCCCGCATCAAGAAGGCCGCCGCCCTGGCGAACAAAGAACTCGGAGTGCTCGACGGCGGAGTCGCTGACGCTATCGCTGCCGCCGCCGACGAGGTCGTCAGCGGCGCGTTCGACGACCAGTTTCCGGTCGACGTGTACCAGACGGGTTCGGGCACCAGCTCGAACATGAACATGAACGAGGTGCTGGCCACCCTGGCCACGCGCACGCTGGGCTCGCCGGTGCATCCCAACGACCATGTGAACGCCTCGCAGTCGTCCAATGACGTGTTCCCCACGTCGGTGCATATCGCCGTGACCCAGGCTCTCATCGACGACCTCATCCCCGCGCTGGACCACTTGGCGGTCGCCTTCGAGGCGAAGGCGGAGCAGTGGAAGGATGTCGTCAAGTCGGGTCGCACCCACTTGATGGATGCAACGCCGGTCACCCTCGGGCAGGAATTCGGCGGCTACGCGCGGCAGATGCGCCTGGGCGTCGAGCGCGTGCGCGCCGCCCTCCCCCGCGTCGGCGAGGTTCCCCTGGGCGGCACGGCCGTCGGCACCGGAATCAACACGCCGCTCGGCTTTCCGCAGAAGGTCATCGAACTGCTGGCCGCCGAGACCGAGTTGCCGATCACCGAAGCCAAAGACCACTTCGAGGCCCAGGCGAACCGGGACGGTCTCGTCGAGGCCTCCGGCGCACTGCGCACTATCGCGGTCTCGCTGACCAAGATCAACAACGACCTGCGGTGGATGGGGTCGGGTCCGAACACCGGGCTCGGGGAACTGCACATTCCCGACCTTCAGCCGGGCTCGTCCATCATGCCGGGCAAGGTGAATCCCGTTCTGCCCGAGGCGACCCTCATGGTGTGCGCGCGCGTGATCGGCAACGATGCGACCGTCGCGTGGGCCGGTGCGTCGGGCGCCTTCGAGTTGAACGTCGCCATCCCGGTCATGGGCACCGCTCTGCTGGAATCCATCCGGCTTCTGTCGAACGCCATGCGCACCCTGGCCGACAAGGCCGTGGACGGCTTGGAGGCCGACGTCGAGCGTGCGGCCGCCTATGCGGGCATGTCGCCGTCGATCGTCACGCCGCTGAACAAGATCATCGGTTACGAGGCCGCCGCCGCGATCGCCAAGCACGCGATCGCGAAGGGTATCACGATACGCGAGTCGGTGATCGACCTCGGATACGTCGAGCGCGGCGAGATCACCGAGGCGCAGCTCGACGAGAAGCTCGACCTTCTGTCGATGACGCACGCGGGCTGA
- a CDS encoding carbonic anhydrase, with protein sequence MTSTRVQLNPQQAWDRLAEGNARFVEGTVLHPRQSADRRRELTDGQHPHAVVFGCSDSRPAAEIVFDEGLGDMFVVRNAGQVVSPSMVGSIEFAVAILNVPILVVLGHEACGAVRAAIDSTRPDAPELPAKIWRLIAPIVPTVHRVARTHQTVPHDADADAVGIEHIRETVDELLQASSILAAAVAEGRVGIVGAVYRLGEGTVVPHVVEGAVSIPGL encoded by the coding sequence ATGACATCGACGCGCGTGCAGCTGAACCCGCAGCAGGCCTGGGACAGGCTCGCCGAGGGGAATGCACGTTTCGTCGAGGGGACGGTCCTGCACCCCCGTCAGAGCGCCGACCGACGTCGCGAACTGACCGACGGCCAGCATCCCCACGCTGTCGTCTTCGGGTGCTCCGATTCGCGCCCCGCCGCCGAGATCGTCTTCGACGAGGGACTCGGCGACATGTTCGTGGTCCGCAACGCCGGTCAGGTCGTCTCCCCCTCGATGGTCGGCAGCATCGAGTTCGCCGTCGCGATCCTCAATGTGCCGATTCTGGTCGTGCTCGGGCATGAGGCGTGCGGCGCCGTGCGCGCCGCTATCGACAGCACGCGCCCTGACGCGCCCGAGCTGCCGGCGAAGATCTGGCGCCTGATCGCCCCCATCGTGCCCACGGTGCACCGTGTCGCCCGCACCCACCAGACGGTGCCGCACGATGCCGACGCCGATGCAGTGGGCATCGAGCACATCCGCGAGACCGTCGACGAGCTGTTGCAGGCCTCGAGCATCCTCGCCGCGGCCGTCGCCGAAGGCCGCGTGGGCATCGTCGGTGCGGTGTACCGACTCGGCGAGGGAACCGTCGTCCCGCACGTCGTCGAAGGCGCCGTGTCGATCCCCGGGCTGTGA
- a CDS encoding DUF4245 family protein, whose protein sequence is MSPSERIVAELGRPETPEETATRKAESSRVYRSSQTVRNLAAALIAILAVVLLIVLIVPRGSMDESAPVDVASVANEAMSSYDRAIVVPQVPDTWRANAARVTGDATPTWSIVYATGEKSGFLNIAQGFDADSAWDARLLSGATADGTVTIDGLEWTHYAIRDSERAGNVSYAIATDAGTDRILVYGATDAKTAAVAATGMTDQIEAMREETK, encoded by the coding sequence ATGTCGCCCTCCGAACGCATCGTCGCCGAACTCGGGCGCCCCGAGACGCCCGAGGAGACGGCCACCCGCAAGGCCGAATCCTCGCGGGTCTACCGATCCAGCCAGACGGTACGCAACCTCGCGGCCGCACTCATCGCGATCCTGGCCGTCGTCCTGCTGATAGTTCTCATCGTGCCGCGAGGCTCGATGGATGAATCCGCGCCGGTCGACGTCGCCTCCGTGGCGAACGAGGCGATGTCGTCATACGACCGTGCGATCGTCGTGCCGCAGGTGCCCGACACGTGGCGGGCCAACGCGGCCCGTGTCACAGGCGACGCCACGCCCACCTGGTCGATCGTGTACGCCACCGGCGAGAAGTCCGGCTTTCTGAACATCGCGCAGGGCTTCGATGCCGACAGCGCGTGGGATGCCCGGCTGCTCTCGGGCGCCACCGCCGACGGCACGGTGACCATCGACGGCCTCGAGTGGACGCACTATGCGATCCGCGATTCCGAGCGGGCCGGCAACGTCAGCTACGCGATCGCCACCGACGCCGGTACCGACCGCATCCTCGTCTACGGCGCCACCGATGCGAAGACCGCAGCGGTGGCAGCCACGGGCATGACCGATCAGATCGAAGCGATGCGAGAGGAAACGAAATGA
- a CDS encoding exodeoxyribonuclease VII small subunit, which translates to MTDPTPAAADVAALTFEQARDELVRVVTELEQGAPTLEHSLALWERGEALANRCEQWLLGAKRRLDDARTHVENDG; encoded by the coding sequence ATGACGGATCCCACTCCCGCCGCCGCTGACGTCGCCGCTCTCACCTTCGAGCAGGCACGCGACGAGCTGGTGCGCGTGGTCACCGAACTCGAGCAGGGCGCCCCCACGCTCGAGCACTCGCTGGCGCTGTGGGAGCGCGGCGAAGCACTCGCGAACCGGTGCGAACAGTGGCTGCTGGGCGCCAAGCGCCGGCTCGACGACGCCCGTACGCACGTGGAGAACGACGGCTGA
- the xseA gene encoding exodeoxyribonuclease VII large subunit has product MTSFLPDTSADAAAAPVPSDSIHPRDSSSDGPTSVSRLNETIHGFVQKWGSVWVEGEITSWNVRGGSVYGRLKDLSGDSVLSFRLWSSARARITDDLTVGDRVVTCVKPDYYAKGGDFSFVVSQMRHDGLGAQLERLERLRAQLRTEGLFDPTRKRPLPFLPHCIGLITGELSDAERDVHRNAELRWPQVRFRTVHAAVQGDRCVPEILAALAQLEADPEVDVIIIARGGGDPQTLLGFSDERLVRAVAAASTPVVSAIGHENDRPLLDDVADLRASTPTDAAKRVVPDVGEQRALVAQLRSRLSTRLTTRIAHDAAQLEQLRSRPVLRDPESLLIPRTHDLMLLAARGRDTVDRQLQSQSRHVAELRASLRALSPASTLARGYAIAHLHDGTIVRDAAQAPTGTLLTVTVDRGSVAAVSEGEVSESAPAEGGTKL; this is encoded by the coding sequence ATGACCTCGTTCCTGCCCGACACGTCGGCGGATGCCGCGGCCGCACCGGTTCCCTCCGACTCGATCCATCCGCGCGATTCGTCCAGTGACGGCCCCACCTCGGTCTCACGCCTGAACGAGACCATCCACGGCTTCGTGCAGAAGTGGGGGTCGGTGTGGGTCGAGGGCGAGATCACATCGTGGAATGTGCGCGGCGGATCGGTCTACGGGCGGCTGAAAGACCTGTCCGGCGACTCCGTTCTGTCGTTTCGACTGTGGTCAAGTGCGCGCGCGCGCATCACCGACGATCTCACGGTGGGCGATCGGGTCGTCACCTGCGTCAAACCCGACTATTACGCCAAGGGCGGCGACTTCAGCTTCGTCGTCTCGCAGATGCGGCACGACGGCTTGGGTGCTCAGCTGGAGCGACTCGAGCGCCTGCGCGCGCAGCTGCGCACCGAAGGGCTCTTCGATCCCACGCGCAAGCGGCCGCTTCCGTTCCTGCCGCACTGTATAGGTCTGATCACCGGCGAGCTCAGCGACGCCGAGCGCGATGTCCACCGCAATGCGGAACTGCGCTGGCCGCAGGTACGGTTCCGCACCGTGCATGCCGCCGTGCAGGGTGACCGGTGCGTGCCTGAGATCCTCGCCGCGCTGGCGCAACTCGAGGCCGATCCCGAGGTCGATGTGATCATCATCGCTCGAGGCGGCGGCGACCCCCAGACGCTGTTGGGATTCAGCGATGAGCGACTCGTGCGGGCCGTGGCTGCAGCATCCACGCCGGTGGTCAGCGCCATCGGCCACGAGAATGACCGACCGCTGCTCGACGACGTGGCCGATCTGCGCGCATCCACGCCCACCGACGCCGCCAAACGCGTGGTACCGGATGTCGGCGAGCAACGGGCCCTGGTCGCCCAGCTGCGTTCCCGCCTGAGCACCCGCCTGACCACCCGCATCGCGCACGATGCCGCCCAGCTCGAGCAGCTGCGCAGTCGGCCGGTGCTGCGCGATCCCGAATCGCTCCTGATCCCACGCACACATGACCTGATGCTGCTGGCTGCGCGCGGGCGCGACACCGTCGACCGTCAGCTGCAGAGCCAGTCGCGTCACGTGGCCGAACTGCGCGCGTCGCTGCGCGCGCTGTCGCCGGCGTCAACCCTGGCACGTGGCTATGCCATCGCCCACCTGCACGATGGCACTATCGTGCGGGACGCCGCCCAGGCGCCGACGGGCACGCTCCTGACCGTCACCGTCGACCGCGGCTCGGTCGCTGCGGTCTCGGAGGGCGAGGTCTCGGAGTCGGCGCCCGCTGAAGGCGGAACTAAGCTGTAG
- a CDS encoding 4-hydroxy-3-methylbut-2-enyl diphosphate reductase, producing MSTPEVRLPVPRVPAPRAARRRAPLQDIPVDGHKRVLLAAPRGFCAGVDRAVAVVERALEQYGAPVYVRKQIVHNVHVVRELEQRGAVFVDEVDEVPVGARLVFSAHGVSPAVRDAAQARQLQTIDATCPLVTKVHREAVRFARDDREILLIGHTGHEEVEGTAGEAPRHVTVVNSPEDADTVEVRDPSRVVWLSQTTLSVDETMQTVRRLRERFPELADPPTDDICYATQNRQTAIKKVAADADVVIVVGSANSSNSVRLVEVAREYGARAAYRVDHADEIAQEWLDGAAAIGVTSGASVPEVLVNEVLAALADAGYVDVEEVHTAEEDLTFALPKELRTDAADRAAAGGRGGHVDE from the coding sequence ATGAGCACCCCCGAGGTCCGCCTGCCCGTGCCGCGCGTTCCCGCGCCCCGGGCCGCCCGGCGTCGTGCGCCGCTCCAGGATATCCCGGTCGACGGACACAAGCGCGTGCTGCTGGCCGCTCCGCGGGGTTTCTGCGCGGGCGTTGATCGGGCGGTCGCGGTGGTCGAGCGCGCGCTCGAGCAGTACGGCGCGCCGGTGTATGTGCGCAAACAGATCGTGCACAACGTTCATGTGGTCCGCGAGCTCGAACAGCGTGGGGCCGTGTTCGTCGACGAGGTCGACGAGGTGCCCGTCGGTGCGCGCCTCGTCTTCAGCGCGCACGGGGTCTCACCCGCCGTGCGCGACGCCGCGCAGGCCCGCCAGCTGCAGACGATCGATGCCACGTGCCCACTGGTGACGAAGGTGCATCGCGAGGCCGTGCGCTTTGCGAGGGATGACCGCGAGATCCTGCTCATCGGGCACACCGGACACGAAGAGGTCGAGGGCACGGCCGGCGAGGCGCCCCGACACGTCACTGTCGTGAACTCGCCCGAAGACGCCGACACCGTCGAAGTGCGCGACCCGTCGCGGGTCGTGTGGCTGTCGCAGACGACGCTGTCGGTCGACGAGACGATGCAGACCGTGCGTCGACTGCGTGAGCGGTTCCCCGAGCTGGCCGATCCGCCCACCGACGACATCTGCTATGCGACGCAGAACCGGCAGACCGCGATCAAGAAGGTAGCCGCCGATGCCGATGTCGTCATCGTGGTGGGCTCGGCCAATTCGTCGAACAGCGTGCGCCTCGTCGAGGTGGCCCGGGAATACGGGGCTCGCGCGGCATACCGGGTCGATCACGCCGACGAGATCGCCCAGGAATGGCTCGACGGGGCCGCGGCCATCGGGGTCACCAGCGGCGCTTCGGTGCCCGAGGTGCTTGTGAACGAGGTACTGGCTGCGCTCGCCGACGCCGGCTACGTCGACGTCGAAGAAGTGCACACCGCTGAAGAGGACCTCACCTTCGCCCTGCCCAAGGAACTGCGAACGGATGCCGCGGACCGGGCAGCCGCGGGCGGTCGGGGAGGGCACGTCGATGAGTGA
- a CDS encoding DUF6264 family protein, which translates to MSDSTPRPERPRPQYGEYASAQEQRARIRTPLYDEPVAASPTPAPVRPALTPPARWASSDAQKTAARQSVNRMITIALLAYGAFEVVRSVFGFLDPTATYDALYRMIGVPGSFSATSAVQPWLTISLVVLIGGYLVTALVSVLAMRAGRRSWWIPLVGAVVTYAVVSVLLTVPVYGDPAFQEYLSGLLENPQ; encoded by the coding sequence ATGAGTGACTCGACCCCACGACCGGAGCGTCCGCGTCCGCAGTACGGCGAATACGCGAGCGCCCAGGAGCAGCGGGCACGCATTCGCACGCCGCTGTACGACGAACCCGTGGCGGCATCACCGACGCCGGCCCCGGTTCGCCCGGCCCTGACGCCGCCGGCCAGGTGGGCATCGTCGGATGCGCAGAAGACGGCCGCACGGCAGTCGGTCAACCGCATGATCACGATCGCGCTGCTGGCGTACGGAGCCTTCGAAGTGGTGCGCAGCGTTTTCGGCTTCCTCGACCCGACGGCGACGTACGACGCTCTGTACCGGATGATCGGCGTGCCCGGCTCGTTCAGCGCTACGTCGGCGGTCCAGCCCTGGCTGACGATATCTCTCGTGGTGCTCATCGGTGGTTACCTCGTCACCGCACTTGTGTCGGTCCTGGCGATGCGCGCCGGACGGCGCTCCTGGTGGATCCCCCTGGTCGGCGCTGTGGTGACCTACGCCGTGGTCTCGGTGCTGCTGACCGTGCCCGTCTACGGCGATCCGGCCTTCCAGGAGTACCTGTCGGGGCTTCTCGAGAATCCGCAATAG
- a CDS encoding sigma-70 family RNA polymerase sigma factor encodes MSAADERLTALYEAHARPVWRYVVSLTGDRSGADDIVQETLLRAWRSPRILAQDPATARAWMITVARHLVVDDVRSARHRHERQVADPPDRQVADDTERLLEAILIEEALRTLSAEHRAVIIAAYYGGRSVAQTAAELEIPEGTVKSRLHYGLRALRLALQEKGVMR; translated from the coding sequence ATGTCGGCGGCGGACGAACGGCTCACAGCACTCTACGAGGCCCACGCGCGGCCCGTCTGGCGCTACGTCGTGTCGCTGACGGGCGACCGGTCGGGTGCCGACGACATCGTGCAGGAGACGCTGCTGCGTGCCTGGCGCAGCCCCCGCATCCTCGCGCAGGACCCGGCGACGGCGCGCGCGTGGATGATCACCGTCGCCCGGCATCTCGTCGTCGACGACGTGCGCAGTGCTCGGCACCGTCACGAGCGGCAGGTGGCGGACCCGCCCGATCGCCAGGTCGCCGACGACACGGAGCGGCTGCTCGAGGCCATTCTCATCGAAGAAGCGCTGCGCACGCTGAGCGCCGAGCACCGTGCCGTCATCATCGCCGCGTATTACGGCGGCCGCAGTGTGGCGCAGACGGCCGCCGAACTCGAGATCCCCGAAGGAACCGTGAAGTCGCGCCTGCATTACGGGCTTCGGGCGCTGCGGCTCGCGCTGCAGGAGAAGGGAGTGATGCGATGA